A DNA window from Microcystis aeruginosa NIES-843 contains the following coding sequences:
- the lipA gene encoding lipoyl synthase has translation MSNISPQWREEITSLPPWLRRSLGKSSEISTVQRIIKQRNIHTICEEGRCPNRGECYAQGTATFLLMGPTCTRSCAFCQVDKGHAPMPLDVEEPQKVAEAVQLLNLSYVVLTSVARDDMEDGGASWFVRTMTAIRELNPHTLIEVLTPDFAGGKGSQQERVATVVGAKPACYNHNIETVRRLQGPVRRGAKYDRSLAVLRYVKEIDRSIPTKSGLMVGHGETKEEIIETLADLRAINCDRVTIGQYMRPSLEHLLVQKYWTPAEFSELGEIAQKMGFSQVRSGPLVRSSYHAGE, from the coding sequence ATGTCCAATATTTCCCCACAGTGGCGCGAGGAAATTACCTCTTTACCCCCTTGGTTACGGCGTTCGCTCGGCAAATCTAGCGAAATTTCCACGGTTCAGCGCATTATCAAACAAAGGAACATTCATACTATCTGCGAGGAGGGTCGCTGTCCCAATCGCGGCGAATGTTATGCCCAAGGTACGGCGACTTTTTTGTTGATGGGTCCCACCTGTACCCGGTCCTGTGCTTTTTGTCAAGTGGATAAGGGTCACGCACCCATGCCTCTCGATGTGGAGGAACCGCAAAAAGTGGCAGAAGCGGTGCAATTGTTAAATTTAAGTTACGTTGTCTTGACTTCTGTAGCCAGAGATGATATGGAAGACGGCGGAGCCAGTTGGTTCGTGCGGACGATGACAGCCATTCGCGAACTCAATCCCCACACTTTAATTGAGGTGTTAACCCCGGATTTTGCTGGAGGTAAGGGAAGTCAACAGGAACGGGTGGCGACGGTGGTAGGGGCAAAACCTGCCTGTTACAATCACAATATCGAGACGGTGCGCCGTTTGCAAGGACCGGTTAGACGCGGGGCTAAATACGATCGCTCTTTGGCGGTTTTGCGTTATGTTAAGGAAATCGATCGGTCAATTCCGACGAAATCCGGCTTAATGGTCGGTCACGGTGAGACAAAAGAGGAAATTATCGAGACTTTGGCAGATTTACGCGCGATCAACTGCGATCGAGTTACTATTGGTCAATATATGCGTCCTTCTCTGGAACATTTGCTCGTACAGAAATATTGGACTCCCGCAGAATTTAGCGAGTTGGGAGAAATTGCCCAAAAAATGGGGTTTTCTCAGGTTAGATCTGGCCCCCTAGTCCGCAGTTCCTATCATGCGGGAGAGTAA
- a CDS encoding DNA cytosine methyltransferase gives MWTFIDLFAGVGGFRIALENLGCQCVFSSEIDPHSQKVYLANYGHLPDNQDIRKLEAKTVPDHDILCGGFPCQAFSIAGRKHGFEDARGTLFFEVARILHEKKPKAFILENVQGLVHHDRGKTLKTILDILEKDLHYFVPSPQILNARYFGVPQNRPRIFIVGFREDLNIYHFSYPQPTHQETCLKDILEEKEVSVKYYLSNQYLETLFKHKARHQHKGNGFGYEIISTDGIANAIVVGGMGKERNLVIDQRLTNFTPVTRIKGEVNKLFVRRMTPREWARLQGFPDSFQIVVSDVQAYKQFGNSVAIPVVKAVAKEVIKALDLSRDSQENIRVKDLQGRQLDLLSI, from the coding sequence ATGTGGACTTTTATTGATTTATTTGCCGGTGTAGGAGGATTTAGAATCGCCCTAGAGAATCTCGGTTGTCAATGCGTTTTTTCCTCGGAAATCGATCCTCACTCCCAAAAGGTTTACTTGGCTAACTATGGTCATTTACCCGATAATCAAGACATCAGAAAATTAGAGGCAAAAACTGTCCCCGATCATGATATACTGTGCGGCGGTTTTCCCTGTCAAGCGTTTAGTATCGCCGGCAGAAAACACGGTTTTGAAGATGCACGCGGAACCTTATTTTTTGAAGTTGCCCGGATACTACACGAAAAGAAACCGAAAGCTTTTATCTTAGAAAATGTCCAGGGTTTAGTCCACCATGATCGAGGTAAAACTTTAAAAACTATTTTAGATATACTAGAAAAGGATTTGCATTATTTTGTCCCTAGTCCCCAGATTTTAAATGCCAGATATTTTGGGGTTCCTCAAAACCGTCCCCGAATTTTTATCGTCGGTTTTCGAGAGGATTTGAATATTTACCATTTTTCCTATCCTCAACCAACCCATCAAGAAACTTGTCTCAAAGATATCCTAGAAGAAAAGGAAGTCAGCGTTAAATATTATCTCTCTAATCAGTATTTAGAAACTTTGTTTAAACACAAAGCTAGACACCAACATAAAGGTAATGGTTTCGGTTATGAGATTATTTCTACCGATGGTATCGCTAATGCTATTGTGGTGGGAGGTATGGGAAAAGAAAGAAATTTAGTTATCGATCAAAGACTGACTAATTTTACTCCCGTTACTCGCATTAAGGGAGAAGTAAATAAATTATTTGTCCGCAGAATGACTCCCAGAGAGTGGGCAAGATTACAGGGATTTCCCGATAGTTTTCAGATTGTTGTCAGCGATGTCCAAGCTTATAAACAGTTCGGTAATTCTGTGGCTATTCCCGTGGTAAAAGCAGTGGCAAAAGAGGTGATTAAAGCTTTAGATTTATCCAGAGATTCTCAAGAAAATATCAGGGTTAAAGACCTACAGGGGAGACAATTAGATCTATTGTCAATCTGA
- a CDS encoding mechanosensitive ion channel family protein — protein sequence MGRRQRGKIFNLVIQGLAGCLLVSIFVLNSLPSLGQNFLVPFASPTGTRIFVAGDIEYASVNLDGFALFQIASQDFTASESRELSPVERRARSIERGLNNIINRGFDPTTLQVSTATLNNLTVIVAKDNQNLPQQVILTVTEVDALIDSSSVADLADRWVKIIQTALIQAWQERQPAPRRQQVMTATIIILGLIFLSWVSIWWQKRLRNRFNLLKKQAKSQSDRNLPINSPPRKDRSQEPILASLEDSSNFRQQADIQRQLTLNILWKRLALIGLILLWFAGIAAILYVFPETRLEGRGIIRIPLQIFIIWLLLTSVSNMVNLYVNSRLREWVEEGAVFSENLERRILRAPTLLEVWREIITFIAIFLGILIFLAWMGLSFAFLLTGAGLVGALLTFAFQDLLKDWMNGFLIVFEDQYTVGDIIQFQEFIGLVENMSLRATQLRADDGRLITIAHNQIIIAHNLSKDWARVDFTIEVAYQTEPDVAIALMAAIAENMAADSQWQEDIINPVEVAGVSRVSHTGMEIMLRIVVKRLRQWDIEREYRRRLKIAFEEKGIHIGIPQQSVLVAKDREEFKGQF from the coding sequence ATGGGACGACGGCAACGGGGAAAAATTTTCAATCTGGTCATTCAAGGATTGGCGGGTTGCCTCTTGGTTAGTATATTTGTTCTTAATTCCCTGCCATCCCTAGGCCAAAATTTTCTAGTTCCATTTGCATCTCCCACGGGGACAAGGATTTTTGTAGCCGGGGATATAGAATATGCTTCCGTGAATCTAGATGGATTTGCCTTATTTCAGATTGCCTCCCAAGATTTTACCGCTTCTGAGTCCCGGGAACTCTCCCCGGTAGAAAGACGGGCTAGGAGCATTGAAAGAGGTTTAAATAATATTATCAATCGGGGTTTCGATCCGACAACCCTGCAAGTAAGTACGGCGACTCTCAATAATTTAACCGTGATTGTGGCCAAGGATAACCAGAATTTACCGCAACAGGTAATTCTGACAGTGACAGAAGTTGATGCCCTGATCGATTCTTCTTCTGTTGCCGATTTAGCGGACAGATGGGTTAAAATCATCCAAACAGCTTTGATCCAAGCTTGGCAAGAACGTCAGCCCGCCCCTCGTCGGCAACAGGTAATGACTGCCACTATAATTATTTTGGGGCTAATTTTCTTAAGCTGGGTATCAATTTGGTGGCAGAAACGTTTAAGAAATCGCTTCAATCTCCTCAAAAAACAGGCTAAAAGTCAATCCGATCGAAATTTACCTATAAATTCCCCCCCCAGAAAAGATCGCTCCCAAGAACCGATTTTAGCCTCTCTAGAAGATTCCTCTAATTTCCGTCAACAGGCCGATATTCAGCGACAACTAACGCTAAATATTCTCTGGAAAAGACTGGCTCTTATTGGACTGATACTGCTTTGGTTTGCCGGAATAGCGGCGATTTTGTATGTATTTCCCGAAACTAGGCTAGAAGGACGCGGAATAATCCGTATTCCTTTACAGATTTTTATCATCTGGTTGCTGCTGACATCAGTGAGCAATATGGTTAATCTCTACGTTAATTCCAGACTACGGGAGTGGGTAGAGGAAGGAGCGGTTTTTTCGGAAAATTTGGAAAGGAGGATTCTGCGCGCTCCAACTTTATTAGAAGTTTGGCGAGAAATTATCACATTTATCGCTATTTTTCTAGGAATTTTGATTTTTTTAGCTTGGATGGGTCTTTCTTTCGCCTTTTTACTCACGGGAGCCGGTTTAGTGGGAGCATTGCTCACCTTTGCCTTTCAGGATCTTTTAAAAGATTGGATGAACGGTTTTCTGATTGTCTTTGAAGATCAGTACACTGTCGGTGATATAATCCAGTTTCAGGAGTTTATCGGTTTGGTGGAAAATATGAGTTTGCGAGCGACTCAATTGCGGGCCGACGATGGACGTTTAATCACTATTGCCCATAACCAAATTATTATCGCACACAACCTCAGTAAAGATTGGGCGCGGGTCGATTTTACCATCGAAGTCGCCTATCAGACCGAGCCAGATGTGGCAATCGCTTTAATGGCAGCCATCGCTGAAAATATGGCTGCAGATTCACAATGGCAAGAAGATATCATCAATCCCGTGGAGGTTGCTGGTGTTAGTCGGGTTTCTCACACGGGGATGGAAATTATGCTCAGAATTGTCGTCAAAAGATTACGACAATGGGATATAGAAAGAGAGTATCGTCGTCGTCTCAAGATTGCTTTTGAGGAGAAGGGAATTCACATCGGTATCCCCCAACAAAGTGTCCTCGTAGCAAAAGATAGAGAGGAATTCAAGGGACAGTTTTAA
- a CDS encoding tRNA (cytidine(34)-2'-O)-methyltransferase produces MTEAILRVVLINPQIPPNTGNIARTCAATRTELHLVGPLGFEISDRYLKRAGLDYWPYVKLMYHLTINDFCDYQQKSGGRAIGFTVRGSSSYVEYSYQSGDWLLFGSETDGIPADLLNKCDDTVYIPMAEPGVRSLNLSVSVAIGLFEARRQLGFIR; encoded by the coding sequence ATGACTGAAGCAATTTTACGAGTGGTTTTAATCAATCCGCAAATTCCGCCAAATACGGGGAATATTGCCCGTACCTGCGCCGCAACGAGGACAGAATTGCATTTAGTTGGTCCCTTGGGTTTTGAAATTAGCGATCGCTATCTGAAGCGCGCCGGCTTAGATTATTGGCCTTATGTAAAACTTATGTACCACTTGACAATTAATGACTTCTGTGATTATCAACAAAAGAGCGGCGGAAGGGCGATCGGGTTTACTGTGCGCGGCAGCAGTAGTTATGTGGAATACAGCTATCAAAGCGGAGATTGGCTACTTTTTGGCAGTGAAACCGACGGTATTCCGGCAGATTTATTAAATAAGTGCGATGACACGGTTTATATTCCCATGGCGGAACCGGGGGTGAGAAGTTTAAATCTTTCCGTTAGTGTGGCCATCGGATTATTTGAGGCCAGACGACAATTGGGATTTATTCGTTAG
- a CDS encoding ParA family protein yields MIISVVALKGGVGKTTTSIHLAAYFQEKAPTLLIDADKNRSALHWSREDTLPFMVASQAGATGLVKQYTHIIVDTQARPEPDELKDLAQGSDLLILPTTPNHLDIDVTIKAAELLSTMTDNYRVLLTQVDSRTKTGREARKALEEAKLPLFKREIPRLVAFERAAEKGVIVKDYPDPRSNFGWLCYQAVGKEIFALMT; encoded by the coding sequence ATGATTATTTCCGTCGTAGCACTGAAGGGAGGGGTCGGGAAAACCACCACATCGATTCATCTGGCCGCCTATTTTCAGGAAAAAGCGCCCACCTTATTGATCGATGCGGATAAAAATCGTTCGGCTCTCCATTGGTCCCGGGAAGACACCCTTCCTTTTATGGTAGCGTCCCAAGCTGGAGCGACGGGACTGGTGAAACAATACACTCATATTATCGTCGATACCCAGGCCCGGCCGGAGCCAGACGAGTTAAAAGATTTAGCTCAGGGCAGCGATTTATTAATTTTACCCACCACTCCCAATCATCTCGATATCGATGTCACCATTAAAGCGGCAGAATTGCTGTCCACGATGACCGATAATTATCGAGTTCTGTTAACCCAAGTGGATTCACGGACAAAAACAGGACGGGAAGCGCGGAAAGCTCTAGAAGAAGCAAAATTACCGCTATTTAAGCGAGAAATTCCCCGTTTAGTCGCTTTTGAACGAGCGGCCGAAAAGGGAGTCATCGTCAAAGATTATCCCGACCCCCGGTCTAATTTCGGTTGGCTTTGTTACCAAGCGGTCGGTAAAGAAATTTTTGCCCTAATGACATAA
- a CDS encoding IS630-like element ISMae21 family transposase, translating into MSYSLDLRKKVIDYVENGGSITKAAALFNIGRATIYRWLGREKLEATKVKHRQRKLDWKALSKDVQENPEARLRDRAEKFGVRPSAICYALKNMKVTRKKKELRYRERNREERMKYYRVLRELIKIYGSESLVFIDESGFEEFQACFYAWSKKGKKVFGDRQGKRGKRENLVAGRRKGKKDFIAPMVFTRSLNAEGFEGWLSLYLLPSLTITSVLIMDNAPIHRKTVIKQLVEEAGHQVVFLPKYSPDLNDIEHDFSALKRARMYAPVGTPLDEIIRTYCVA; encoded by the coding sequence ATGTCTTATAGCCTAGACTTGAGAAAAAAAGTAATCGATTATGTAGAGAATGGGGGAAGCATAACCAAAGCCGCCGCTCTATTTAATATAGGAAGAGCGACGATATATAGATGGCTAGGTAGGGAAAAACTGGAAGCAACAAAGGTAAAACACCGTCAGAGAAAGCTGGACTGGAAAGCACTGTCAAAAGATGTCCAAGAAAATCCCGAGGCAAGATTAAGAGACAGAGCCGAGAAATTTGGAGTGAGACCAAGTGCCATTTGCTATGCCTTAAAAAACATGAAAGTTACCAGAAAAAAGAAGGAACTTCGTTATAGAGAAAGAAACCGAGAAGAAAGAATGAAATACTACAGAGTGCTGAGAGAATTGATTAAAATATATGGAAGTGAAAGCCTTGTATTTATTGATGAGTCAGGGTTTGAAGAATTTCAAGCCTGTTTTTATGCTTGGTCAAAAAAAGGGAAGAAAGTCTTTGGAGATAGACAAGGAAAACGAGGAAAAAGAGAGAACCTTGTCGCTGGTAGAAGAAAGGGAAAAAAAGACTTTATTGCACCGATGGTATTTACGAGAAGCCTGAATGCCGAAGGTTTTGAAGGGTGGTTATCTTTATATTTGTTGCCCTCTCTAACCATAACATCAGTATTAATTATGGATAATGCACCAATTCATCGGAAGACAGTCATTAAACAACTGGTAGAGGAAGCAGGTCATCAGGTCGTGTTTTTGCCAAAATACTCTCCTGATTTAAATGATATCGAACATGATTTTAGTGCATTAAAGAGGGCAAGAATGTATGCTCCTGTGGGGACACCCCTTGATGAAATTATTCGTACTTATTGTGTCGCCTAG
- a CDS encoding DNA polymerase III subunit gamma/tau, whose translation MTYEPLHHKYRPQTFADLVGQSAIATTLSNALISERIAPAYLFTGPRGTGKTSSARILAKSLNCLSSDHPTPIPCGKCSVCQAIANGSALDVIEIDAASNTGVDNIREIIERSQFAPVQCRYKVYVIDECHMLSTAAFNALLKTLEEPPDRVIFVLATTDPQRVLPTIISRCQRFDYRRIALDAMVAHLQKIAQIEAIDINLEALTLVAQIANGGLRDAESLLDQLSLLAGTITAERVWDLVGAVPERDLLTLLKVIHGNIPDQVIEQCRHLMNRGKEPLIVLQNLAGFYLNLLLAKTAPNRPEMVAVTAPTWQELCTEARTWSLEEILRGQQLLKDSETQLKNTTQPRLWLEVTLLGLLPQAQVIPLVATAVPSRPQTSVERPTEVITAPAPVNQPIKPAVITPTTSVAVPKTEVKTVASDDNHEQIWQRVLEVMEPPTTRTLLRQHGSLFNMEESSAYLSISSEQLLKMARLRLTNIESAFEAVFRRRIKVHLQVGSATAAMAAEVSPSPAARIQPPPETAPTPPITPENKVMTVVDIPPVKEAIIDKKEAKITASGTPKTPSTELPQKILNFDSSLETLDQDVDVSEILAAAQKLAKSFDGEVVNMGYSLPENSAAETKVNKSLENMTIVRGRPDVNEILDSLEEDEDLPF comes from the coding sequence ATGACCTACGAACCTCTACATCATAAGTATCGTCCCCAAACCTTTGCCGATTTGGTGGGACAATCAGCGATCGCCACGACCTTGAGTAATGCCTTAATCAGTGAGCGAATCGCCCCTGCATACCTATTTACTGGACCCAGAGGCACGGGGAAAACCTCCTCGGCGCGAATTTTAGCCAAATCCCTCAACTGTCTGTCTAGTGACCATCCGACACCGATTCCCTGCGGTAAGTGTTCCGTCTGTCAAGCGATCGCCAATGGTTCCGCTTTAGACGTGATCGAAATTGATGCCGCTAGTAATACCGGTGTGGATAACATTCGGGAAATTATCGAGCGATCGCAATTTGCCCCCGTCCAATGTCGTTATAAAGTCTATGTCATCGATGAATGCCATATGCTCAGTACGGCGGCCTTTAATGCTTTGCTGAAAACTCTGGAAGAACCGCCGGATCGAGTGATTTTTGTGCTTGCTACCACCGATCCTCAGCGTGTCTTGCCTACCATCATCTCCCGTTGTCAACGCTTTGATTATCGCCGTATTGCTCTCGATGCGATGGTGGCACACCTGCAAAAAATCGCCCAAATAGAAGCGATCGATATTAACCTAGAAGCATTAACCTTGGTGGCTCAGATCGCTAACGGTGGTTTACGGGATGCGGAAAGTCTCCTCGATCAATTAAGTTTACTCGCAGGAACGATTACGGCCGAGCGAGTCTGGGATTTGGTCGGTGCAGTCCCCGAAAGAGACCTCTTAACCCTACTTAAAGTCATTCATGGCAATATTCCCGATCAAGTTATCGAACAATGTCGCCATCTGATGAATCGCGGTAAGGAACCTTTAATCGTCTTGCAAAATCTAGCAGGGTTCTATTTAAACCTACTTTTAGCCAAAACCGCCCCTAATCGTCCAGAAATGGTCGCTGTCACTGCTCCCACTTGGCAGGAATTGTGTACGGAAGCGCGTACTTGGTCTTTAGAGGAAATTCTCCGCGGTCAACAACTGCTTAAAGACAGCGAAACGCAACTAAAAAACACCACTCAACCCCGTCTCTGGTTAGAAGTCACTCTATTGGGACTTTTACCACAAGCACAGGTGATTCCTCTAGTTGCCACGGCAGTGCCTTCCCGTCCCCAAACCAGCGTCGAGAGGCCCACTGAAGTGATCACAGCGCCGGCACCGGTGAATCAACCGATCAAACCGGCGGTTATCACCCCGACAACTAGCGTCGCAGTGCCGAAAACTGAGGTTAAAACTGTTGCCAGTGATGACAATCATGAACAAATTTGGCAGCGGGTTTTAGAAGTAATGGAACCCCCCACTACTCGCACTCTCTTGCGTCAGCACGGCAGTCTTTTTAATATGGAAGAATCGAGCGCTTATTTAAGTATATCTTCGGAACAATTATTAAAAATGGCCCGGCTACGATTGACTAATATTGAGTCAGCTTTCGAGGCAGTTTTTCGGCGCCGGATTAAAGTTCATTTACAGGTAGGTTCCGCCACTGCTGCCATGGCTGCGGAAGTTTCCCCATCCCCGGCAGCCAGGATACAACCACCACCGGAAACCGCACCAACCCCACCAATAACTCCCGAAAATAAAGTTATGACCGTGGTGGATATTCCCCCGGTCAAAGAAGCAATTATCGATAAAAAAGAAGCAAAGATCACTGCATCGGGAACCCCAAAAACTCCTAGCACAGAACTGCCCCAAAAAATCTTAAATTTTGATTCATCTTTAGAGACATTAGATCAAGATGTCGATGTTAGTGAAATTTTGGCGGCCGCTCAAAAGTTAGCGAAATCTTTTGATGGTGAAGTGGTCAATATGGGTTATTCACTGCCGGAAAATTCGGCCGCAGAAACTAAAGTTAATAAGTCTCTGGAAAATATGACTATCGTGCGCGGGAGACCTGATGTTAACGAAATTTTAGATAGTTTGGAGGAGGACGAAGACCTTCCTTTTTAA
- a CDS encoding class I SAM-dependent methyltransferase, which produces MNLEAIILEEIKQSVAGRISFERWMDLALYHPDYGYYTSGKVEIGSKGDFFTSSSLGADFGQLLAEQFVEMAEFLGNSPGFTLVEVGAGSGILAKDILDYLSDSYADFYQNLSYIIIEQSQKLRERQQATLAGYSPVSWQSWPDLADNSLVGCVFSNELIDAFPVHRVVIESGELREIYLGLGEPFQEIIGDLSTDRIKDYFDLVGINIPSPLYPEGYQTEVNLLALDWLETVNRKLDRGYILTIDYGYTAEKYYHPQRSQGTLQCYRQHQRHDHAYLWVGEQDITTHVDFTALQRQGEKLGLKNLGFTQQGLFLMALGLGDRLKELSQGKIDILTIFQRRDALHQLINPTGLGGFGVLIQGKGVEERILKGLSK; this is translated from the coding sequence ATGAATTTAGAAGCAATCATCCTAGAGGAAATTAAACAATCAGTAGCGGGTCGAATTAGCTTCGAGCGCTGGATGGATTTAGCTCTCTATCACCCCGATTATGGCTATTACACCTCTGGAAAAGTAGAAATTGGCTCAAAAGGAGATTTTTTTACTTCCTCGTCCCTAGGGGCAGATTTTGGCCAATTGTTGGCAGAGCAATTTGTCGAGATGGCGGAATTTTTGGGCAATTCCCCTGGATTTACTTTAGTGGAAGTGGGAGCAGGTTCGGGGATTTTAGCGAAGGATATCCTTGATTATTTAAGTGATAGCTATGCTGATTTTTATCAAAATCTCAGTTATATAATTATCGAACAATCTCAGAAACTCAGGGAAAGACAACAGGCAACTTTAGCGGGATATTCCCCGGTATCTTGGCAAAGTTGGCCGGATTTAGCCGATAATTCCCTTGTGGGTTGTGTGTTTAGTAATGAGTTAATCGATGCTTTTCCTGTCCATCGAGTTGTGATCGAGTCGGGAGAATTACGAGAAATTTATCTGGGATTGGGGGAACCTTTTCAGGAGATTATCGGAGATTTATCCACCGACAGAATCAAAGACTATTTTGATTTAGTGGGGATAAATATTCCTTCACCACTTTATCCGGAGGGTTATCAAACCGAGGTAAACTTATTAGCTTTAGACTGGTTAGAAACCGTTAATCGGAAACTCGATCGAGGTTATATCTTAACCATAGATTACGGTTACACTGCCGAAAAATATTATCATCCCCAAAGAAGTCAAGGAACCCTACAATGTTATCGACAACATCAGCGTCATGATCATGCTTATTTGTGGGTGGGAGAACAAGATATTACCACTCATGTGGATTTTACCGCTTTACAACGTCAAGGGGAGAAATTAGGCTTAAAAAATCTCGGTTTTACTCAGCAAGGATTATTTTTAATGGCTTTGGGATTAGGGGATAGATTAAAGGAACTTTCTCAAGGAAAAATCGATATATTAACTATATTTCAGCGCCGAGATGCCTTACATCAATTAATCAATCCCACTGGTTTAGGAGGATTTGGAGTGTTAATTCAGGGGAAAGGAGTAGAAGAAAGAATACTTAAGGGATTAAGTAAATAA
- the bchB gene encoding ferredoxin:protochlorophyllide reductase (ATP-dependent) subunit B has product MKLAYWMYAGPAHIGTLRIASSFKNVHAIMHAPLGDDYFNVMRSMLERERNFTPVTASIVDRNVLARGSQEKVVDNIVRKDREESPDLIVLTPTCTSSILQEDLQNFVERARQDAEGDVLLADVNHYRYNELQAADKTLYQIIKYYLDKAQRKGEIISEKTPKPSVNIIGITTLGFHNQHDRTELKRLMADLDIEVNEIIPEAASVDNLKNLPRAWFNLVPYREVGLMTAKYLESEFAMPYVDITPMGVVETARCIRKIQEVINPQGAAVDYEDFINEQTLHISQAAWFSRSIDCQNLTGKKAVVFGDNTHAAAMTKILAREMGIHVVLAGTYCKYDADWFREQVSEYCDEVLISDDNGAIGDAIARLEPAAIFGTQMERHVGKRLDIPCGVIAAPIHIQNFPLGYKPFLGYEGTNQIADLVYNSFTLGMEDHLLEIFGGHDTKEVITKGISADSDLNWNKEATAELQKIPGFVRGKVKRNTEKFARERSIGEITLEVMYAAKESVGA; this is encoded by the coding sequence ATGAAATTGGCCTATTGGATGTATGCGGGTCCCGCTCATATTGGCACGTTAAGGATCGCCAGTTCCTTTAAAAATGTTCATGCTATCATGCACGCTCCTCTGGGAGACGATTATTTTAACGTCATGCGCTCGATGTTGGAAAGGGAGCGTAATTTTACCCCCGTCACTGCTAGTATTGTCGATCGTAATGTTTTAGCCCGGGGTTCCCAAGAAAAAGTCGTCGATAATATTGTTCGCAAAGATCGCGAAGAAAGTCCCGATTTAATCGTTTTAACCCCCACCTGCACCTCCAGCATTCTCCAAGAGGATTTACAAAACTTTGTCGAAAGAGCGCGACAGGATGCCGAGGGGGATGTGCTGCTGGCCGATGTTAACCACTATCGCTATAATGAACTACAAGCGGCCGATAAAACCCTCTATCAAATTATCAAATATTATCTCGATAAGGCCCAAAGAAAAGGGGAAATTATCTCGGAGAAAACCCCTAAACCTTCGGTTAATATTATCGGTATTACCACCCTCGGTTTCCATAACCAACATGATCGCACGGAATTAAAGCGGTTAATGGCAGATTTGGACATTGAAGTTAACGAAATTATTCCCGAAGCTGCCTCGGTGGACAACTTAAAAAATCTGCCCCGCGCTTGGTTTAATCTGGTTCCCTATCGAGAAGTGGGATTAATGACAGCCAAATATCTCGAAAGTGAATTCGCTATGCCCTACGTTGATATTACCCCCATGGGAGTTGTGGAAACAGCGCGCTGTATTCGCAAAATCCAAGAGGTAATTAATCCCCAAGGTGCAGCAGTAGATTACGAAGATTTTATCAATGAACAAACTCTGCATATCTCCCAAGCTGCTTGGTTTTCTCGTTCCATTGACTGTCAGAATTTAACGGGGAAAAAAGCGGTGGTTTTTGGTGATAATACCCACGCAGCCGCTATGACAAAAATTCTCGCCAGAGAGATGGGAATTCATGTGGTTTTAGCGGGTACTTATTGCAAGTATGATGCGGATTGGTTCCGGGAACAAGTGAGTGAATATTGCGATGAAGTGTTAATTAGTGATGATAATGGCGCGATAGGAGATGCTATTGCTCGATTAGAACCAGCGGCGATATTTGGTACTCAAATGGAACGTCACGTTGGCAAACGTTTAGATATTCCCTGTGGAGTCATTGCCGCACCTATTCATATCCAAAATTTCCCCCTCGGTTATAAACCTTTCTTAGGTTACGAAGGCACTAATCAGATCGCCGATTTGGTCTATAATTCCTTTACTTTGGGTATGGAAGATCACCTATTAGAGATATTCGGTGGTCATGATACAAAAGAGGTAATTACTAAAGGTATTTCGGCAGATTCTGACCTAAATTGGAATAAGGAAGCGACGGCAGAATTGCAGAAAATACCCGGTTTTGTGCGGGGGAAAGTCAAACGAAATACCGAAAAATTCGCCCGGGAGCGAAGTATTGGTGAAATAACTTTAGAGGTAATGTATGCGGCTAAAGAATCCGTAGGAGCTTAA
- the grxD gene encoding Grx4 family monothiol glutaredoxin → MTPETKARIDQLVQNNKVLVFMKGNKLMPQCGFSNNVIQILNILGVSYETVDILQDQELRQGVKEYSNWPTIPQVYINGQFIGGSDIMIELYQNGELQQIVEVALAS, encoded by the coding sequence ATGACACCCGAAACTAAGGCCAGAATCGATCAATTAGTCCAGAATAACAAAGTTCTTGTGTTCATGAAGGGCAATAAATTAATGCCTCAGTGTGGTTTCTCGAATAACGTCATACAAATTCTCAATATTCTGGGGGTTTCCTACGAAACTGTCGATATTCTCCAAGATCAGGAGTTAAGACAAGGAGTTAAGGAGTATTCCAATTGGCCGACTATTCCCCAAGTCTATATCAACGGTCAGTTTATTGGTGGTTCCGACATTATGATCGAACTCTATCAAAATGGGGAACTACAACAAATAGTCGAGGTAGCCTTAGCTTCCTAA